In a single window of the Elaeis guineensis isolate ETL-2024a chromosome 4, EG11, whole genome shotgun sequence genome:
- the LOC140856861 gene encoding germin-like protein 9-3, with product MASNAWLTLAIVLATLLGTHAGDPDITSDFIVPDGVTPDADFFTFKGLKQALRGAPMDATFKVTKASQVEFPALMGQSVSYAALQFAPGGINPPHNHPRSAELLLVVQGWLQVGLVDSNNTLFTQVLRTGDMFVFPKGLVHFQANKDPRYPAVALSAFGSANAGTVSLPKTLFGSGIDEDVLAKSFKTDAQTIDKLVSAATMG from the coding sequence ATGGCTTCCAATGCATGGCTAACTCTTGCCATAGTTCTCGCAACCCTCCTCGGCACGCATGCCGGAGACCCTGACATCacatcagatttcatagttcctGATGGAGTCACTCCAGATGCCGACTTCTTCACCTTCAAAGGGCTCAAACAGGCCTTGAGGGGTGCTCCCATGGATGCAACATTTAAGGTGACCAAGGCGAGCCAGGTGGAGTTCCCAGCACTCATGGGGCAGAGCGTCTCGTATGCTGCGCTCCAGTTTGCACCTGGGGGCATCAATCCACCCCACAACCACCCTCGGTCGGCAGAGCTTCTCCTTGTCGTGCAAGGATGGCTCCAAGTCGGGCTCGTGGACTCCAACAACACGCTCTTCACTCAGGTGCTTCGGACTGGTGACATGTTTGTGTTCCCCAAGGGCCTGGTGCACTTCCAAGCGAACAAAGACCCCAGGTACCCAGCTGTTGCCTTGTCTGCATTCGGCAGTGCTAACGCCGGCACAGTGTCTCTTCCAAAGACTTTGTTTGGCAGTGGCATTGACGAAGATGTGTTGGCCAAGTCCTTCAAGACTGATGCTCAGACCATTGACAAGCTTGTCTCAGCTGCCACCATGGGTTGA
- the LOC140856862 gene encoding WEB family protein At1g75720-like yields MESVLVMGRAEIDMSQPFRSVKEAVMLFGEKVLAREVYANRLDEVQAAANRNEHGASQLGSIMAELEETKQNLEQALEERLKMVNHLNSLGEELEQTKMELNQLKARETQKNVADSETEDLKFVENATEIEIETPMMMTEGLELQKKRYVTFANAPSLSQVINTEEQVLGRQISVEKETMPMKKKKKPMIPLIGAIFSKKKSCQDGASPKARGP; encoded by the exons ATGGAGAGTGTTCTCGTTATGGGGAGAGCCGAGATCGACATGAGCCAACCATTTCGGTCCGTGAAGGAGGCGGTCATGCTCTTCGGAGAGAAGGTCTTAGCCCGCGAGGTCTACGCCAACCGGCTTGATGAG GTTCAAGCTGCAGCAAACAGAAATGAGCATGGAGCCTCACAACTGGGATCTATAATGGCAGAGCTAGAAGAAACAAAGCAGAACCTCGAGCAGGCACTTGAAGAAAGACTCAAGATGGTGAACCACCTCAACTCCCTTGGAGAAGAGCTTGAGCAGACTAAGATGGAGCTCAACCAATTGAAAGCTAGAGAAACTCAGAAAAATGTCGCAGATTCGGAGACCGAGGACCTAAAGTTTGTTGAGAACGCAACGGAGATTGAAATTGAGACACCAATGATGATGACTGAGGGTCTGGAGCTCCAAAAGAAGAGGTACGTTACATTCGCCAATGCTCCTTCCCTGTCCCAAGTCATAAACACAGAGGAGCAGGTGTTGGGAAGGCAAATTTCTGTGGAGAAGGAAACAATgccaatgaaaaagaaaaagaagccaaTGATCCCATTGATAGGAGCAATTTTCAGTAAGAAGAAGAGTTGCCAAGATGGTGCATCACCTAAGGCTCGTGGTCCATAA